Proteins encoded in a region of the Flavobacterium sp. PMTSA4 genome:
- a CDS encoding GAS domain-containing protein has product MENQNSNSKLKSIIIILSVLLVGSLIYIFKLTSDAKTLQNVVTVTKSEKEDVLKDLSELKTSYDAAIAENTSISDELIAERDKVEKLIQELKVSKGDNASLRKYRDQYKALEQRMKNLMAEVEVLKSKNEKLTTDLDSTKVILEDSKNYNQVLVGQNEELAKTVEKGQKLSITNLKTAAYKVRSSGKQIETDKASRTDMLQIKFTIAENKIAKSGDKTYYVQVIDAKNNVLGDKATISFGETSLTYSFTSTVKYENKTVEVSEQLPGKDFAKGTYFVNVFDKNELVSKSSFTLR; this is encoded by the coding sequence ATGGAAAATCAGAATAGTAATTCTAAGTTAAAATCAATAATAATTATATTATCAGTATTATTGGTTGGTAGTTTGATTTATATTTTCAAATTGACTTCGGATGCAAAAACTTTGCAAAACGTTGTTACAGTTACTAAATCAGAAAAAGAAGATGTATTAAAAGATTTATCTGAATTAAAAACTTCTTATGATGCAGCAATTGCAGAAAACACTTCAATTTCAGATGAATTGATTGCTGAAAGAGATAAAGTTGAAAAATTAATTCAAGAATTAAAAGTTTCAAAAGGTGACAATGCATCACTTAGAAAATATAGAGATCAATACAAAGCTTTGGAACAAAGAATGAAAAACTTGATGGCTGAAGTTGAAGTTTTAAAATCTAAAAATGAAAAACTTACTACAGATTTAGATAGTACAAAAGTAATTCTTGAGGATTCTAAAAATTACAATCAAGTTCTTGTAGGTCAAAATGAAGAATTGGCAAAAACAGTTGAAAAAGGACAAAAATTATCAATTACTAATTTGAAAACTGCTGCTTACAAAGTTAGAAGTTCAGGAAAACAAATAGAAACTGATAAAGCTAGTAGAACTGATATGTTGCAAATCAAGTTTACAATTGCTGAGAACAAAATTGCAAAATCGGGAGATAAAACCTATTATGTTCAGGTTATTGATGCTAAAAATAATGTTCTTGGTGATAAAGCAACAATTTCTTTTGGAGAAACTTCTTTGACGTATAGTTTTACATCAACGGTTAAGTATGAAAATAAAACAGTTGAAGTTTCAGAACAATTACCAGGAAAAGATTTTGCTAAAGGAACTTATTTTGTAAACGTATTTGATAAAAATGAGTTAGTATCAAAAAGTAGTTTT
- a CDS encoding formimidoylglutamase: MEKLIPFSINDLAKVTNHRSGEVKFGEKMLTVPKDASPLEFLKTCPAKFVLLGVPEDVGVRANYGRPGASSAWESAIKGIANIQHNRFCKGSQILVLGTLDVSEQMELAKDLKFNITNDRKKLNELVTQIDKDLAHIISCIIKCDKIPIIIGGGHNNAYGNIKGTALALGKPINVVNFDAHSDFRILEGRHSGNGFSYAYEEGFLKKYFIFGLHENYTSKNVLDNLKKLESQINFNTYDEIGVRKEKSFTGELNRALEFIKNEAYGIEIDLDSLPNIPSSAMTLSGFSIEELRYFISHFGNHKNSKYIHICEGAPELGDEKNNHLVGKLIGYLVTDFMKSKREF; the protein is encoded by the coding sequence ATGGAAAAATTAATACCTTTTTCTATAAATGATTTAGCCAAAGTGACCAATCATCGTAGTGGTGAAGTCAAATTTGGGGAAAAAATGCTAACGGTTCCAAAAGATGCCTCGCCTTTAGAATTCTTGAAAACATGTCCTGCAAAATTTGTGCTACTTGGAGTTCCAGAAGATGTAGGTGTAAGAGCAAATTATGGTCGTCCTGGTGCATCAAGTGCTTGGGAAAGTGCCATTAAAGGAATTGCAAATATTCAGCATAATCGATTCTGTAAAGGAAGTCAAATACTTGTTTTAGGTACTTTAGATGTTTCGGAACAAATGGAATTAGCTAAAGATTTAAAATTTAACATTACTAATGACCGAAAAAAACTAAACGAATTAGTTACTCAAATTGATAAAGATTTAGCCCATATTATAAGTTGTATTATCAAATGCGATAAAATTCCAATTATTATTGGCGGTGGACACAATAACGCCTATGGAAATATAAAAGGAACGGCACTTGCACTTGGTAAACCTATTAATGTAGTTAATTTTGATGCGCATTCCGACTTTAGAATTTTAGAAGGAAGACACAGTGGAAATGGATTTTCATATGCATACGAAGAAGGTTTTTTAAAAAAGTATTTCATTTTTGGATTACATGAAAACTATACTTCAAAAAATGTTTTAGACAATCTAAAAAAACTAGAAAGTCAAATAAATTTCAATACTTATGATGAAATAGGGGTTAGAAAAGAAAAAAGCTTTACTGGAGAATTAAATAGAGCACTAGAATTTATAAAAAATGAAGCATATGGTATAGAAATCGATTTAGATTCTTTGCCAAATATTCCTAGTAGCGCAATGACTTTAAGCGGTTTTTCAATAGAAGAACTTAGATATTTTATTAGCCATTTTGGAAATCATAAAAACTCAAAATATATTCATATTTGTGAAGGCGCACCAGAACTTGGAGATGAAAAAAACAATCATTTAGTTGGAAAATTAATTGGTTATCTTGTAACTGATTTTATGAAATCGAAAAGAGAATTTTAG
- a CDS encoding DEAD/DEAH box helicase, whose translation MLFEDLSLSKSIQRAVFEEGYTSPTPIQEKAIPIVLSGKDLVGCAQTGTGKTAAFAIPIIHNLHRMIGSSKKTKVIRCLVVTPTRELAVQIGESFDTYGKYTNLRQLTIFGGVSQVPQVDQLKKGVDILIATPGRLLDLHKQGFLDFDHLHFLVLDESDLMLDMGFINDVKKIVKLVPSNRQTLLFSATMPLAIRELADTFLTKPEYVSVTPVSSTAEIIEQQIYFVDKENKRGLLYHLIRNENLKDVLVFVRTKHGADNVVKALKKQGVNAEAIHGDKSQTARQRVLDSFKNKEITVLVATDIAARGIDIESLPFVINFDLPNIPETYVHRIGRTGRAGNNGVSISFCGRDEETYWKDILKLIKVNVKTIKDHPFPWKESVPNPEAKPDLRNKKKNNSGNKSRKSEGSKKNKKRWY comes from the coding sequence ATGTTATTCGAAGATTTATCATTATCAAAAAGTATTCAAAGAGCTGTTTTTGAAGAAGGATATACTAGTCCAACGCCAATTCAAGAAAAAGCAATACCAATAGTTCTATCAGGAAAAGATTTAGTAGGTTGTGCTCAAACAGGTACAGGAAAAACTGCTGCTTTTGCAATTCCTATCATTCATAATTTACATAGAATGATTGGTTCATCAAAAAAGACCAAAGTAATTCGCTGTTTAGTAGTTACTCCTACCAGAGAATTAGCTGTTCAAATTGGTGAAAGTTTTGACACTTATGGAAAATATACCAACCTAAGACAATTAACCATTTTTGGCGGTGTTTCGCAAGTGCCACAAGTTGATCAGCTAAAAAAAGGAGTTGATATATTAATTGCTACACCAGGTAGATTATTAGATTTACACAAGCAAGGCTTTTTAGATTTTGATCATTTGCACTTTTTGGTTCTTGATGAATCCGATTTAATGCTTGATATGGGATTCATAAATGATGTAAAGAAAATTGTAAAATTAGTTCCATCAAATAGACAAACTTTATTGTTTTCGGCCACAATGCCATTAGCTATTAGAGAATTAGCAGACACATTTTTAACAAAACCCGAATATGTATCTGTAACACCAGTTTCATCTACCGCAGAAATTATAGAGCAGCAAATTTATTTTGTTGATAAAGAAAACAAACGCGGACTTTTATATCACTTAATTCGCAATGAAAATTTAAAAGATGTTTTAGTTTTTGTCCGCACCAAACATGGTGCAGATAATGTGGTAAAAGCGTTAAAAAAGCAAGGAGTAAATGCCGAAGCAATTCACGGTGATAAATCGCAAACTGCAAGACAACGTGTTCTAGACAGTTTTAAAAACAAAGAAATAACCGTTTTAGTTGCAACTGATATTGCTGCGCGTGGAATTGATATTGAAAGTTTACCATTTGTAATTAATTTTGATTTGCCTAATATTCCTGAAACTTATGTTCACAGAATTGGAAGAACTGGTCGTGCTGGAAACAATGGTGTTTCAATATCGTTTTGTGGACGTGATGAAGAAACCTATTGGAAAGACATTTTAAAATTGATTAAAGTAAATGTAAAAACTATAAAAGACCATCCTTTTCCTTGGAAAGAAAGTGTTCCAAATCCTGAGGCTAAACCTGATTTAAGAAACAAAAAGAAGAATAACTCAGGTAATAAATCTAGAAAATCTGAAGGCTCTAAAAAAAATAAAAAGCGATGGTATTAA
- a CDS encoding ATP-binding response regulator — protein MNSINKFLLTIISFFVFNSFFAQKNNVEEKSLIKKYLRNAVDEFGDAHYDKALSSSKEALIKSYSINDNSYIAQSYNTIAAIYDECSDSKRAIEFYEKALKFAKLVKNDTLNNWIYGNLGSAYYFNDVDVKKGIEYYKKSIEFAEKIKDSSQIVYGKLNLASAYFADKDYENVEFLINQLRSYVLKKGTQDAKLSFYILQGMQNTYLKDKAEAEKNYFNALKIANETENYSFVLNIYENLKKHYKEFDEKDLEEKYSAKHDSLHKELYSEDKMTSLEKQALGIELDEYKIQLEKIEDQSEKSTKIIKTSKLVLILFMVIVIILLLLLLTLYKSIKTREKLNLELKYANDELQIAKEKAEEASRLKSQFVSTITHELRTPLYGVIGITNILLDEHKELANSPHLKSLKFSAKYLLSLVNDVLQINKIEEKKLVLEDLIFNLADEIETIKSSIEYIADKNNNKLVIEIDTEIPEFLIGDKLRLSQIIMNLMSNALKFTKNGEVSITADLERIENTTYYIAFKVKDNGVGIAEEHQKNIFDKFVQIERKEEDYQGTGLGLSIVSSLIKLFNSEIKLESEEGVGTTFSFTIGFEHDEEKSRAIINEIEVDLSLQHTYNILVIEDNKINQLVTKKIIQNSNLNCTIVDDGYAALVAIERENFDVILMDINMPLINGFETTRKIREKGYKMPIVALTAFDKQEVSDEVFASGMNDILIKPFEPTKLYQIISNHLHKKESDD, from the coding sequence ATGAATAGCATTAATAAATTTCTGCTAACTATTATATCTTTTTTTGTTTTCAACTCATTTTTTGCCCAAAAAAATAATGTTGAAGAGAAATCATTAATTAAAAAATACCTAAGAAATGCTGTTGATGAGTTTGGAGATGCACATTACGACAAGGCTTTGTCATCATCCAAAGAAGCTTTAATTAAATCCTATTCAATTAACGATAATTCATATATAGCACAATCATACAATACAATTGCAGCTATTTATGATGAGTGTTCTGACTCAAAAAGAGCCATTGAATTTTATGAAAAAGCATTGAAGTTTGCTAAGCTAGTTAAGAATGATACATTGAATAACTGGATTTATGGAAATCTGGGAAGTGCTTATTATTTTAATGATGTAGATGTTAAAAAAGGCATTGAATACTATAAAAAGTCAATAGAATTTGCTGAGAAAATTAAGGATTCAAGTCAAATTGTTTACGGAAAACTAAATTTAGCAAGTGCTTATTTTGCTGATAAAGATTATGAAAATGTTGAGTTTTTGATTAATCAACTTAGAAGTTATGTTCTAAAAAAAGGAACTCAAGATGCTAAGTTGTCTTTCTATATTTTACAAGGTATGCAAAATACCTACTTAAAAGATAAAGCTGAGGCTGAGAAGAATTATTTTAATGCTTTAAAAATTGCAAATGAAACCGAAAACTACTCATTTGTTTTAAATATTTATGAAAATCTAAAAAAGCATTATAAAGAATTTGATGAAAAGGATTTAGAGGAAAAATATTCAGCAAAACATGATTCTTTACACAAAGAGTTATATTCTGAAGACAAAATGACAAGTCTTGAAAAGCAAGCTTTGGGCATTGAGTTAGATGAATATAAAATTCAATTAGAAAAAATAGAAGATCAAAGCGAAAAGAGTACAAAGATTATTAAAACTTCAAAACTGGTTTTAATTCTTTTTATGGTTATCGTTATAATATTATTACTGTTGTTGTTGACGCTTTATAAAAGTATAAAAACAAGAGAAAAATTAAATCTTGAATTGAAATATGCAAATGATGAACTTCAGATAGCTAAGGAAAAAGCTGAAGAAGCATCACGATTAAAATCACAGTTTGTTTCAACAATTACACATGAGCTAAGAACGCCGCTTTATGGTGTAATAGGAATTACAAATATTTTATTAGACGAACATAAAGAGCTAGCAAATAGTCCACATTTAAAATCTTTAAAGTTTTCTGCAAAATATTTATTGTCATTAGTTAATGATGTTTTGCAAATAAATAAAATAGAGGAAAAGAAGTTAGTTTTAGAAGATTTAATATTCAATTTAGCTGATGAAATTGAAACTATAAAAAGTTCAATTGAATACATTGCAGATAAAAACAACAACAAACTTGTAATTGAAATAGATACTGAAATTCCTGAGTTCTTAATTGGTGATAAACTTCGATTGTCACAAATAATTATGAATTTAATGAGTAATGCTCTGAAATTTACTAAAAATGGAGAAGTTTCTATTACTGCAGATTTAGAAAGAATTGAAAACACCACTTATTACATTGCTTTTAAAGTAAAAGATAATGGAGTTGGAATAGCCGAAGAACATCAGAAAAATATTTTTGACAAATTTGTTCAAATTGAGAGAAAAGAAGAAGATTATCAAGGAACAGGTTTAGGACTTTCAATTGTATCTAGTTTAATAAAATTATTTAATAGTGAAATTAAACTTGAGAGTGAAGAAGGAGTTGGAACAACCTTTAGTTTTACAATTGGTTTTGAACATGATGAAGAAAAGTCAAGAGCAATTATTAATGAAATTGAAGTTGATTTATCATTACAACATACTTATAATATATTGGTAATTGAAGACAATAAAATCAATCAATTAGTGACCAAAAAGATTATTCAAAACAGTAATTTGAATTGCACTATTGTTGATGATGGATATGCAGCATTAGTTGCTATTGAAAGAGAAAATTTTGACGTAATATTAATGGATATAAACATGCCACTAATAAACGGTTTTGAAACTACTCGAAAAATTAGAGAGAAAGGTTATAAAATGCCAATCGTTGCTTTAACAGCTTTTGACAAACAAGAAGTTTCAGATGAAGTTTTTGCATCAGGAATGAATGATATTTTGATTAAACCATTCGAACCTACAAAACTTTATCAAATAATATCAAACCATTTACATAAAAAAGAAAGCGATGATTAA
- the ettA gene encoding energy-dependent translational throttle protein EttA, translating into MSDDKKVIFSMQRVSKAYQGSDKQVLKNIYLSFFYGAKIGILGLNGSGKSSLLRIIAGVDKNYQGDVVFQPGYTVGYLEQEPQLDETKTVIEIVREGVAETMAILDEFNKINDMFGLPEVYEDTDKMQKLMDRQAELQDKIDAAGAWEIDNKLEVAMDALRTPDADTPINVLSGGEKRRVALCRLLLQQPDVLLLDEPTNHLDAESVLWLEQHLAQYSGTVIAVTHDRYFLDNVAGWILELDRGEGIPWKGNYSSWLDQKSKRMEQEEKVASKRRKTLERELEWVRQGAKGRQTKQKARLQNYDKLLNEDQKELDEKLEIYIPNGPRLGNNVIEAKNVAKAFGDKLLYDNLNFTLPQAGIVGIIGPNGAGKSTIFKMIMNEEKPDAGEFSIGDTVKIAYVDQSHSNIDPNKSIWENFCDGQELILMGGRQVNSRAYLSRFNFGGSDQNKKVSALSGGERNRLHLAMTLKEEGNVLLLDEPTNDLDVNTLRALEEGLENFAGCAVVISHDRWFLDRICTHILAFEGNSEVYFFEGSFSEYEENKRKRLGADVTPKRIKYRKLIRN; encoded by the coding sequence ATGTCAGACGATAAGAAAGTAATATTTTCAATGCAGCGCGTAAGCAAAGCTTATCAAGGAAGTGATAAGCAAGTGCTTAAAAATATCTATTTAAGCTTTTTCTATGGAGCAAAAATTGGTATTCTTGGGCTTAATGGTTCGGGTAAATCATCCTTGTTAAGAATTATTGCTGGAGTAGATAAAAACTATCAAGGAGATGTAGTTTTTCAACCAGGTTATACTGTTGGTTATCTTGAACAAGAACCACAACTAGACGAAACAAAAACTGTTATTGAAATAGTGCGTGAAGGTGTAGCCGAAACAATGGCTATTTTAGATGAGTTCAATAAAATAAATGATATGTTTGGTTTACCAGAAGTTTATGAAGATACTGATAAGATGCAAAAACTGATGGATAGACAAGCTGAACTTCAAGATAAAATAGATGCAGCTGGTGCTTGGGAAATTGATAATAAATTAGAAGTTGCAATGGATGCACTTCGTACTCCAGATGCTGATACTCCAATCAATGTCCTTTCTGGTGGGGAAAAACGTAGAGTAGCGCTTTGCCGTTTACTATTACAACAACCTGATGTATTGTTGTTAGATGAACCAACAAACCACTTAGATGCTGAATCAGTTCTTTGGTTAGAGCAACATTTGGCGCAATATTCTGGAACTGTAATCGCAGTAACGCACGATAGATATTTCCTTGACAACGTTGCAGGATGGATTTTAGAACTAGATAGAGGTGAAGGTATTCCTTGGAAAGGAAACTATTCTTCTTGGTTAGACCAAAAATCTAAAAGAATGGAACAAGAAGAAAAAGTGGCTTCAAAACGCAGAAAAACTTTGGAACGTGAGTTAGAATGGGTACGTCAAGGTGCAAAAGGAAGACAAACCAAACAAAAAGCTCGTTTACAGAATTACGACAAACTTTTAAATGAAGACCAAAAAGAATTAGACGAAAAATTAGAAATCTATATTCCAAATGGTCCTAGATTAGGAAATAATGTAATAGAAGCAAAAAATGTAGCAAAAGCATTTGGCGATAAATTACTTTATGATAATTTAAACTTTACCTTACCTCAAGCTGGAATTGTTGGAATTATTGGTCCTAATGGTGCTGGTAAATCTACCATTTTCAAAATGATTATGAATGAAGAAAAACCAGATGCTGGTGAGTTTTCAATTGGAGATACTGTTAAAATAGCTTATGTTGATCAATCGCATTCAAATATTGATCCAAATAAATCCATTTGGGAGAATTTCTGTGATGGACAAGAATTAATATTAATGGGTGGAAGACAAGTTAATTCAAGAGCATATTTATCAAGGTTCAACTTTGGGGGAAGCGATCAAAACAAAAAAGTTTCTGCGCTTTCTGGAGGTGAAAGAAACCGTTTGCATCTTGCAATGACTTTAAAAGAAGAAGGAAATGTATTGTTGCTGGATGAGCCAACCAATGATTTGGATGTAAATACACTTCGTGCTTTAGAAGAAGGTTTGGAAAATTTTGCTGGTTGTGCAGTTGTTATTAGTCACGACAGGTGGTTTTTAGATAGAATTTGTACTCATATATTAGCGTTTGAAGGAAATTCTGAAGTATATTTCTTCGAAGGAAGTTTTTCTGAATATGAGGAAAACAAACGTAAACGTCTAGGAGCAGATGTAACTCCAAAAAGAATTAAATATAGAAAGTTGATTAGAAATTAA